The Deltaproteobacteria bacterium genomic sequence CTCGGTGCTGACACGCATCGAAATCTCCATCGACCACGCGCCTTCTCTTGGCGGATTCTCGACGCGCAATGGATCGCTCTCCGCCAGCGGTTTCCCGAGAGCCGATTCGGTCCACGAGTGAAGGCGGTAGCGGAATGTGCCTGTCTCTTGCTTATTGTCGGCCTTGAACTTGAAGCTGCCAAACAGCCTTGTCGTGGGACCGGGAATGTACATGGAGATGCGGCTGAGATCGGTCTGCGGCTCGCTACCTGCGATCCCAGGCATCGGACCTTGCAGATACTGAAACAACGGTGAAGGGCGAGTTGGGAACGATACCCGACGGAGGAGCCGATCTATCTTGTCCAAGAACTCGTCCGCGCTGTTGCTGGCCGTCTGCTCTCGGCGCGTCTTGATCTCTTCGCGCAGGAGTTCCTGCACGTCTCTCGCACCCTGGGCCTTCGGGAACATCTCGACCAAGTTCACGGCGTCCACATGTGACGCGCGTGGCTTCTTCCCCGAGATCAGGTATAGGGCGCTCTTGGCGAGCATGTGGACCTCGGCTGCGGCATCATAGTTCTCCGGGAACCCTACGCACCAATCGGGAATCCAGTCTCGACTCCAAAGTTGCTGGCTCTCGGGCGTGTGCTCTGTGTCGTCGGCATCGAGCACGATCCCGAGGTCACCGAGCACCCACCTTCCATCGTCAGCGAGGAACATATTGTTCGGCTTGATATCGCGGTGGAAGTAGCCCTTCTTGTTCAGCAGAGCCACCGCCTCCACCATTCCGCGCAGGTGCCGGAGGACCTCGACAGGTTTGCCGTGGTAGCTCGACCGGTGCTGTTCGAGCGTTCCTCTCGGAAAGTACTCCATTACGAACCATGCCGGCACGTCACTCTTGTCGCTCGCGAGAAGCCGAACCAAATGGAGGTGCGGGCACTCCTCCATCGCCTGGATCTCGGCCTTGATCCTCGGGCTCCTCAGCCGTGGGATCTTGATCGCGGCGAGCACGTCGCGGCCTGATACAAAGCGCTCCGCGATAACCTGCGCGAGCGATTCACCCCAAGTTGTCGGAACAGCCGCGTACGCGCTGTGAAGCGCATCGAGATCAGATGCGCGCATGGCGAGCAGCACGTCGGCACCACCACCTCCTCCAACGTACTGGTTCGTTACGAACCAGCGAGCCTGCTCGGCAGCACCACGAACGTCTGCGAACTTCTCCGCTTCCGCTTTCGTCAGAGACCGCGTCATGGCGGCATGTTGCCGGAGATTCGCGCGAGCTTCGAGACATTAGTG encodes the following:
- a CDS encoding protein kinase family protein, whose product is MTRSLTKAEAEKFADVRGAAEQARWFVTNQYVGGGGGADVLLAMRASDLDALHSAYAAVPTTWGESLAQVIAERFVSGRDVLAAIKIPRLRSPRIKAEIQAMEECPHLHLVRLLASDKSDVPAWFVMEYFPRGTLEQHRSSYHGKPVEVLRHLRGMVEAVALLNKKGYFHRDIKPNNMFLADDGRWVLGDLGIVLDADDTEHTPESQQLWSRDWIPDWCVGFPENYDAAAEVHMLAKSALYLISGKKPRASHVDAVNLVEMFPKAQGARDVQELLREEIKTRREQTASNSADEFLDKIDRLLRRVSFPTRPSPLFQYLQGPMPGIAGSEPQTDLSRISMYIPGPTTRLFGSFKFKADNKQETGTFRYRLHSWTESALGKPLAESDPLRVENPPREGAWSMEISMRVSTE